Proteins encoded in a region of the Stieleria neptunia genome:
- a CDS encoding DUF1552 domain-containing protein, with translation MSKINAPQLGRRTLLRGTGGAMALPLLEAMLPKSTAAGGENIASALPKRIGLFYFGTGMNMRQLEPKDEGRDYTLSPTLKVLAEHKGDFTFISGTYLEHGGGHQGDYTFSTGVKAKDGSSINNSVSMDQIAAEQLGRATRFPSLQLCVQRGTGFGGNLRTLSWNRDGVPLASENDPHVLFNRLFQVDGPEETELRKKGFRQRRSILDLVMEDAKRMERTVGKRDRVKLDEYFSSVREVEKQLERDIDWNVKPKPEVDTRGMSDFSESFTVNMPAGQFVYEKYARMMYDLIALAYETDSSRVISYVVRQESSGGTFPEFGVSKGFHELTHHGNDPKNLAELAKVDRIYLSHWDYFIRRLKSFEQPDGSSLLDHTLLGFSSGMGIGHSKDRLPTCLFGGKAAGVAHQGHLRLPEKTPLSRVWHTMLDRAGVDPGEPFQDSSGVIEQLIKVG, from the coding sequence ATGAGCAAAATCAACGCCCCCCAACTCGGTCGACGAACGCTACTGCGAGGTACCGGTGGCGCGATGGCATTGCCGCTGCTGGAAGCAATGCTGCCCAAATCAACCGCCGCCGGTGGGGAAAACATCGCATCCGCATTACCCAAGCGGATCGGGCTGTTCTATTTCGGCACGGGCATGAACATGCGTCAGTTGGAGCCCAAGGATGAGGGGCGCGACTACACGTTGTCGCCGACGTTGAAGGTGCTGGCCGAACACAAAGGCGACTTCACCTTCATCTCGGGAACGTATTTGGAACACGGCGGCGGCCACCAGGGTGATTACACGTTTTCAACCGGCGTGAAAGCTAAAGACGGAAGCTCGATCAACAACTCCGTCTCGATGGATCAAATCGCGGCCGAGCAACTCGGACGCGCGACGCGGTTCCCCTCGCTGCAACTGTGTGTCCAACGCGGCACCGGTTTCGGCGGGAACCTCCGCACGCTCTCCTGGAACCGTGATGGTGTTCCACTGGCGTCCGAAAATGACCCACACGTCTTGTTCAATCGTCTGTTTCAAGTCGACGGCCCCGAAGAAACCGAACTGCGGAAAAAAGGATTCCGTCAACGGCGAAGCATCTTGGACCTCGTCATGGAAGATGCGAAACGGATGGAGCGTACCGTCGGCAAACGTGATCGCGTCAAGTTGGACGAATACTTCAGCAGTGTTCGCGAAGTGGAAAAACAACTGGAACGTGACATCGATTGGAACGTGAAACCCAAGCCGGAGGTCGACACCCGCGGCATGAGTGATTTTTCGGAAAGCTTTACCGTCAACATGCCCGCCGGCCAGTTCGTTTACGAAAAATACGCGCGAATGATGTACGACTTGATCGCGTTGGCCTACGAGACCGATTCCTCACGCGTGATCAGCTATGTGGTCCGCCAAGAAAGCTCGGGCGGGACGTTTCCCGAGTTCGGTGTGTCGAAAGGGTTCCACGAATTGACGCACCATGGCAACGATCCCAAAAACCTGGCCGAACTGGCCAAGGTGGACCGGATCTATCTGTCGCACTGGGATTATTTCATCCGTCGGCTGAAGTCCTTTGAGCAACCCGACGGCTCGAGTTTGCTCGATCACACGCTGTTGGGTTTCTCCAGCGGGATGGGGATCGGTCATTCCAAAGACCGCTTGCCGACCTGCCTGTTCGGCGGCAAAGCGGCCGGCGTGGCGCACCAGGGACACCTTCGATTGCCCGAGAAGACGCCGCTGTCACGCGTCTGGCACACCATGCTGGATCGGGCCGGCGTCGACCCCGGCGAGCCCTTCCAAGACTCCAGCGGAGTCATCGAACAGCTGATCAAAGTGGGGTAA
- a CDS encoding DUF1592 domain-containing protein: MHQPPPHRFAILLCSLVLLACGIAHAAEPQDVALDDDSVTKLIQQFCIDCHGPDTQEGELRLDTLAPNFTDSQTASKWIEVMDNLNLGEMPPQDERQPPDALVAQVVDWIGSELNHASTLSKGTGGRELMRRLNRREYANIVGDLLAVEFLPGEGPQELLPPDGTMNGFDTVSKALLLDPSLMDKYFEVAAMVANKAVITGPPPVPTRRNRMQYEDSTGGIEYIKRARDTITTENGIITMNQGMRSDEALRHPWNDQLIPIRGRYRLRVRLGADPRDREALYIRIKRSGDGDLYFGKVPGTLDRPEVIEIERAFDVPGGNEIGIDFVDAPKFGRVNYHFSDIRRSALAATEAGNASLAGRLQAQLGAQGFPNQGRIEPDTRTTDHLPRILFDWIELEGPLYDQWPPKSTERIFHRGLDESEFGESYAREIFARLLPRAFRRNVSAAEVDRIVGVVRSELQYGESFPDAIQSGIVAMLCSPSFLLIREAETSIRSDAPAINDGQADGDELNDDELAFRLSRFLWSTIPDDALRQAAASQTLTNTDVLRRQVRRMLKHEKADALVEGFARQWLKADEFDRFAIDQNLYREFYRAENAGLNEAINAEPIEFFREIMRSGGSLLDFLDSDWTMANETLARYYGIPGVTGDALVRVEFPQPSVRGGLSTMAALHKWGSDGNRTKPVERGKYILDVLFNDPPKPPPPNVGEVEPNVKGELLTVRQRLDQHRTIAACAHCHRSIDPYGLGLENFSVTGKWRTKQDGERPWWPDHAVIDASGTLPDGTRFTTINDYRAALRAQSDRFLRGFAEKMLTYALGRIIEPSDHATIDGLVDRMKSNGHSLHSLVEGIVLSDAFLKK, translated from the coding sequence ATGCACCAACCTCCGCCCCACCGATTTGCCATCCTGCTTTGCAGCCTTGTCCTGCTCGCCTGCGGTATCGCGCACGCCGCCGAACCTCAGGACGTGGCGCTGGACGACGATTCGGTCACGAAGCTGATCCAGCAATTCTGCATCGACTGTCACGGCCCCGACACCCAGGAAGGCGAACTGCGACTGGACACGCTGGCCCCGAACTTTACCGATTCGCAGACGGCGTCGAAATGGATCGAAGTGATGGACAACCTGAACCTGGGGGAAATGCCTCCGCAAGACGAACGTCAACCGCCCGACGCGTTGGTCGCCCAGGTCGTCGACTGGATCGGAAGCGAATTGAATCACGCGTCGACGCTTTCAAAAGGCACCGGCGGTCGTGAGCTGATGCGACGACTCAATCGCCGAGAGTACGCCAACATTGTCGGCGATCTGCTGGCGGTCGAGTTTCTGCCCGGCGAAGGTCCGCAAGAGTTGCTGCCGCCCGACGGAACGATGAACGGGTTCGACACGGTCAGCAAAGCATTGTTGTTGGATCCTTCGTTGATGGATAAATATTTCGAAGTCGCGGCGATGGTCGCAAACAAGGCGGTGATCACCGGTCCGCCGCCGGTTCCGACACGTCGCAATCGGATGCAGTATGAGGACAGTACCGGGGGCATCGAGTACATCAAGCGTGCACGCGATACGATCACCACCGAGAATGGCATCATCACGATGAATCAGGGGATGCGCAGCGACGAAGCCTTGCGGCATCCCTGGAACGATCAATTGATTCCGATTCGCGGCAGGTACCGTTTGCGGGTCCGCTTGGGGGCTGACCCGCGCGATCGCGAGGCGCTTTACATACGCATCAAACGCAGTGGTGACGGTGACCTGTATTTCGGCAAGGTGCCCGGAACGCTGGACCGCCCCGAAGTGATCGAAATCGAACGCGCCTTCGATGTCCCCGGCGGCAATGAGATCGGCATCGACTTCGTCGACGCGCCGAAGTTTGGACGGGTCAATTATCACTTCTCGGACATACGGCGATCGGCGTTGGCTGCGACCGAAGCGGGGAACGCAAGCCTGGCGGGGCGATTGCAGGCACAGCTGGGCGCCCAGGGTTTTCCCAATCAAGGGCGGATCGAGCCGGACACGCGAACGACCGACCATTTGCCCCGGATCCTGTTCGACTGGATCGAGCTTGAAGGGCCGCTGTACGACCAGTGGCCGCCGAAAAGCACCGAACGGATCTTTCATCGCGGTTTGGACGAATCGGAATTCGGGGAATCCTACGCCCGCGAGATCTTTGCCCGGCTGCTGCCACGGGCGTTTCGGCGCAACGTCAGCGCGGCGGAGGTTGACCGAATCGTTGGTGTGGTTCGTAGCGAACTGCAATACGGCGAATCCTTTCCCGATGCGATCCAGTCCGGGATTGTCGCGATGCTGTGCAGCCCTTCGTTCTTATTGATCCGCGAAGCCGAGACATCGATCAGGAGCGATGCTCCGGCGATCAACGATGGCCAAGCCGATGGCGACGAACTCAACGACGACGAACTCGCCTTTCGTTTGAGCCGGTTCTTGTGGAGCACCATTCCAGACGACGCACTGCGTCAGGCCGCGGCGTCGCAGACCTTGACCAACACGGACGTGCTACGACGACAGGTCCGGCGGATGTTGAAACACGAAAAAGCCGACGCGTTGGTCGAGGGGTTTGCACGTCAATGGTTGAAGGCGGATGAGTTTGATCGATTTGCGATCGACCAAAACCTGTATCGCGAATTCTATCGCGCCGAGAACGCCGGTTTGAACGAAGCGATCAACGCCGAACCGATCGAGTTCTTTCGCGAGATCATGCGCAGCGGCGGCAGCTTGCTGGATTTCTTGGACAGCGACTGGACGATGGCCAACGAGACACTCGCCCGCTACTACGGGATTCCCGGCGTGACGGGCGACGCGTTGGTTCGTGTTGAGTTTCCGCAACCGTCGGTTCGCGGCGGGCTTTCCACCATGGCGGCATTGCACAAATGGGGCAGCGATGGCAATCGGACAAAACCCGTCGAACGTGGCAAATACATTTTGGATGTCCTGTTCAACGATCCGCCCAAGCCGCCGCCGCCCAACGTCGGCGAAGTTGAGCCGAACGTCAAAGGCGAATTGCTGACGGTGCGGCAGCGTTTGGACCAACATCGCACGATCGCCGCCTGTGCCCATTGCCATCGCTCGATCGACCCCTACGGTCTGGGGCTGGAAAACTTTAGCGTCACCGGCAAGTGGCGGACCAAGCAAGACGGCGAACGTCCCTGGTGGCCCGACCACGCGGTGATTGATGCCAGTGGTACGCTACCCGATGGAACTCGGTTTACAACGATCAACGACTACCGGGCGGCCCTGCGTGCCCAAAGCGATCGGTTCCTGCGGGGCTTTGCCGAGAAGATGTTGACTTACGCACTTGGCCGCATCATCGAACCGAGCGATCACGCTACAATCGACGGACTGGTCGATCGAATGAAATCCAACGGACACAGCCTGCACAGTCTGGTCGAAGGAATTGTGCTTTCGGATGCCTTTTTAAAGAAGTAG
- a CDS encoding SUMF1/EgtB/PvdO family nonheme iron enzyme produces MPILVCCCWFASPWGVGQEPVGAEGMTFRFIDGGRFVQGMDGGERALQQAFPLSTTGQSYGNAEGPAHVTWLTKPYQIAETEVTVGQFRRFVEATGYQTTAERGLTEMVGWQPTPEDKPLYQSHDFVRDTKFSWKNPGFEQTDDHPVVGVSLTDAKAYCQWLSQRDGVRYRLPTEAEWEFACRAGTTSWFSFGDTAQGVSHRHANLGHVELENHRKHAAERQWLLDWDNDSGDGYLFTAPVGSYTRNPWGIADMHGNVWEWCEDLWLDTVYKDYERPRYDQPGGVAVDPVNRDRPQTTTNDFHVIRGGCWYNGDLACRSSARVPWDADDASCYVGFRIVQAADPDQSTAAREAYEAEQAAIAAIEAAGGKRYASRGLDIEVRLEGANVDESVFQGLAKLPDLQRLRLGWRGRDAKLSQQGLDAIAKLNQLQVLEFNSGLGIAALDLSVLTRMNELQVLRFPRDAPLNDGHLAALAEFTSLREFQCFGTAGGLTDEGLGRLGRNQDLETLLAWENEATGAYLKHLQGCPLSTLASTAPYGNAGTMDDEGAANLSSFPGLRSLTLDGQSQLSGASMKRIAALDELRRLSLQRCSGIADAEMFPLSKLQQLRDINLMGSSAGDVAAKALGMIPRLESVRMGNDASGPTDVLTDAGAAELSNAFSIRDLDLMSNGLTDRGLKSLGRINRLTRLTITSNQVTGSGLGPLTQLPDLRDLSLQTPGLEDVAFEYLAAAKSVEKLRLAHRGIRPPAALTNDGMMKIRGATWLKELWLPRNDTGITETKINELNELLPKTNVIPYTVTWN; encoded by the coding sequence TTGCCGATTCTCGTTTGTTGCTGTTGGTTTGCGTCGCCGTGGGGTGTCGGGCAAGAACCCGTCGGTGCGGAGGGCATGACGTTTCGGTTCATCGACGGAGGGCGTTTCGTGCAGGGCATGGACGGCGGCGAACGCGCGTTGCAGCAAGCGTTTCCACTCTCCACGACGGGGCAAAGCTACGGGAACGCCGAAGGCCCCGCGCACGTGACGTGGCTGACCAAGCCCTACCAGATCGCCGAGACGGAAGTCACCGTCGGGCAATTCCGACGATTCGTCGAGGCCACCGGCTATCAGACCACGGCCGAACGCGGTTTAACCGAAATGGTTGGTTGGCAACCGACGCCGGAGGACAAGCCGCTGTATCAGTCCCATGATTTTGTGCGAGACACGAAATTCAGTTGGAAGAATCCGGGGTTTGAGCAGACCGATGACCATCCCGTCGTCGGGGTCAGTTTGACCGATGCCAAGGCGTATTGTCAGTGGTTGAGTCAACGCGATGGCGTCCGCTATCGATTGCCGACCGAAGCGGAATGGGAATTCGCCTGTCGCGCCGGCACAACGTCGTGGTTCTCGTTCGGAGATACGGCTCAAGGGGTCTCGCACCGGCACGCCAACCTGGGTCATGTCGAGCTGGAAAACCATCGCAAGCATGCCGCGGAGCGACAATGGTTGCTCGACTGGGACAATGATTCCGGCGACGGCTATCTCTTTACGGCACCCGTGGGCAGCTACACGCGCAACCCGTGGGGCATCGCCGACATGCACGGCAACGTCTGGGAATGGTGTGAAGACCTTTGGCTCGACACGGTCTACAAAGACTATGAACGGCCGCGATACGACCAGCCCGGTGGCGTCGCCGTGGACCCCGTCAATCGAGATCGACCGCAAACCACCACCAATGACTTTCACGTCATCCGCGGTGGTTGTTGGTACAACGGTGATTTGGCCTGTCGATCCTCGGCGCGAGTGCCTTGGGATGCCGACGACGCGTCCTGTTACGTCGGATTCCGCATCGTCCAAGCTGCTGATCCGGATCAGTCGACGGCAGCCCGGGAAGCATACGAAGCGGAACAAGCAGCGATCGCTGCGATCGAAGCGGCCGGCGGAAAACGTTATGCGTCACGCGGTTTGGATATCGAAGTTCGGCTTGAGGGAGCAAACGTCGATGAATCCGTGTTCCAAGGCTTGGCGAAGTTGCCGGATCTGCAGCGACTTCGTCTCGGATGGCGGGGGCGCGATGCCAAACTCTCTCAGCAGGGACTCGATGCGATTGCGAAGTTGAACCAGTTACAGGTATTGGAATTCAACAGCGGACTCGGGATCGCAGCTCTCGACCTGTCCGTGTTGACGCGGATGAACGAGCTGCAGGTGCTGCGTTTTCCACGCGATGCGCCGTTGAACGATGGGCATCTGGCGGCGCTTGCCGAATTCACGTCGCTCAGGGAGTTTCAATGCTTTGGCACCGCCGGAGGGTTGACCGACGAGGGGCTCGGCCGGTTGGGCCGCAACCAAGATCTGGAAACCTTGCTGGCTTGGGAGAATGAAGCGACCGGGGCGTATTTGAAACACTTGCAAGGCTGTCCGCTGAGCACGCTGGCCAGTACCGCACCGTATGGAAACGCTGGCACGATGGACGACGAGGGCGCGGCGAACCTATCATCGTTTCCAGGCCTTCGCTCGCTCACACTCGATGGCCAATCACAGCTCAGTGGCGCCTCGATGAAGCGGATCGCAGCACTGGACGAGCTGCGGCGATTGAGTCTGCAACGTTGCAGCGGCATCGCCGACGCCGAAATGTTTCCGCTGTCGAAACTGCAGCAACTGCGAGACATCAACTTGATGGGCAGTTCGGCGGGTGATGTCGCTGCCAAAGCCCTGGGGATGATTCCGCGTCTGGAATCGGTGCGTATGGGCAACGATGCATCCGGACCGACTGACGTGCTGACCGATGCCGGCGCCGCCGAGCTGTCCAACGCGTTTTCCATTCGGGATCTGGATCTGATGTCAAACGGGTTGACCGATCGAGGGCTGAAGTCGCTCGGTCGCATCAATCGATTGACACGTTTGACGATCACGTCGAATCAAGTCACCGGGTCGGGATTGGGACCGTTGACGCAGTTGCCCGACTTGCGAGATCTTTCCCTGCAGACACCGGGGCTGGAGGACGTCGCGTTTGAGTACTTGGCGGCTGCGAAAAGCGTTGAAAAATTGCGGCTTGCCCATCGTGGCATACGACCTCCGGCGGCACTGACCAACGACGGCATGATGAAGATCCGGGGCGCCACCTGGCTGAAAGAATTGTGGTTGCCCCGCAACGACACCGGAATCACCGAAACCAAGATCAACGAACTCAACGAGCTGTTACCCAAAACCAACGTCATCCCCTACACCGTCACCTGGAACTAA
- a CDS encoding DUF4886 domain-containing protein, producing MDSRSLERMVKHQKMCWGVVCCLAVSVLGVAARVGAQDAEVRTVRVLTIGNSFAQNACRYLEQIAESDGSCRIVIGTANIGGCTLQKHADLAAKSATDPDEKPYRGADGKRYSLQAYLAADAWDFVTLQQMSALSYKPETYHPYIEQLVAVVNEHAPKAEILIHQTWAYRPDSPLLKSDGLTQQQMYERLAAAYDSVADQFDSRIMPVGTAFQMARDTTGREVLVHDPDYNYDNPVYPSLPKQTNSLVTGWHWRTSGPNKQLRLDFKHGNTKGCFLAGLVWYEVLTGNDATATTYRPKGVTEQDADFLRRAAHQAVASRTAEKVR from the coding sequence ATGGATAGTCGGAGTCTGGAACGGATGGTGAAACATCAAAAAATGTGTTGGGGCGTTGTCTGCTGCCTCGCGGTCAGTGTGCTCGGTGTTGCCGCCCGCGTGGGCGCTCAGGATGCGGAGGTCCGGACCGTTCGTGTGCTGACGATCGGGAACAGTTTTGCTCAAAATGCCTGCCGGTATCTCGAACAGATCGCCGAATCAGACGGCTCGTGTCGCATCGTGATCGGGACGGCAAACATCGGCGGCTGCACTTTACAAAAGCATGCGGATCTGGCCGCCAAATCCGCAACGGATCCGGACGAGAAGCCTTACAGAGGTGCAGACGGAAAACGGTACAGCTTGCAAGCCTATCTGGCAGCCGATGCGTGGGATTTCGTGACGCTGCAGCAGATGAGCGCGCTCAGCTACAAGCCCGAGACGTACCATCCCTACATCGAACAATTGGTGGCGGTCGTCAACGAGCACGCGCCCAAGGCAGAGATCTTGATCCACCAGACCTGGGCGTACCGCCCCGATTCGCCGTTGCTGAAATCCGATGGTTTGACGCAGCAGCAAATGTACGAGCGTTTGGCAGCGGCCTATGACAGCGTCGCAGATCAGTTCGACAGCCGAATCATGCCCGTCGGGACCGCGTTTCAAATGGCTCGAGACACCACGGGCCGCGAGGTGTTGGTCCACGATCCTGATTACAATTATGACAACCCGGTGTATCCGAGCTTGCCGAAACAGACGAACTCACTGGTCACCGGCTGGCATTGGCGGACGAGCGGCCCGAACAAGCAGCTCCGACTCGATTTCAAGCATGGGAACACGAAAGGGTGTTTCTTGGCCGGTTTAGTTTGGTACGAGGTGCTGACCGGAAACGACGCGACCGCAACAACCTATCGGCCCAAGGGTGTGACGGAACAGGATGCCGATTTCCTTCGCCGTGCGGCTCACCAAGCGGTCGCGAGTCGGACTGCGGAGAAGGTGCGATGA
- a CDS encoding LamG domain-containing protein, whose amino-acid sequence MKTQTIAACTLLLSACSVAPALHAGDRGTLIFADDFQRNESQELKDEVGNGWGTNSERRAGGNKQVDLRNGAMYIYLHKDADHGVSVTHPAEFRNGSVEVKFMLEHEKDTLGLNFADLQCKEVWAGHLFKVVVGVKQTELADLKTGVMDLKTREARKANTLTPARQAELKTKSKKFPHKLETGTWYTAVATVNGDTLSVSIDGKQVGSFSSPGIAHPTKRLLRLAVHRNVVVDDLKIYARD is encoded by the coding sequence ATGAAAACACAGACGATTGCCGCTTGCACGCTCCTTCTTTCAGCATGCTCGGTCGCACCGGCGCTCCACGCCGGCGACCGGGGGACCCTGATTTTTGCGGATGACTTTCAACGCAACGAGTCTCAGGAATTGAAAGACGAAGTCGGCAACGGCTGGGGGACCAACAGCGAGCGACGCGCCGGCGGCAACAAGCAAGTCGATCTCCGCAACGGGGCGATGTACATCTATCTGCACAAGGATGCCGACCACGGTGTCTCCGTCACCCATCCGGCCGAGTTTCGAAACGGATCGGTCGAAGTGAAGTTCATGCTGGAGCACGAAAAAGACACGCTCGGACTGAACTTTGCCGACTTGCAGTGCAAAGAGGTCTGGGCGGGGCATCTGTTCAAAGTCGTCGTCGGTGTCAAACAAACGGAACTGGCCGACCTGAAAACCGGCGTGATGGACCTGAAAACGCGCGAGGCTCGCAAGGCCAACACGCTCACGCCCGCTCGCCAAGCCGAGTTGAAGACGAAATCGAAGAAGTTTCCCCACAAGCTCGAAACAGGAACCTGGTACACCGCCGTGGCGACTGTCAACGGCGACACCTTGAGCGTGTCGATCGATGGCAAGCAAGTCGGTTCGTTCTCCTCGCCAGGCATCGCCCACCCCACCAAGCGATTACTCCGGCTGGCCGTGCATCGAAACGTGGTCGTCGACGATCTGAAAATCTACGCGCGCGATTGA
- a CDS encoding mechanosensitive ion channel domain-containing protein: MSGLCLARCPLFCSACLIALTIGAACATAQNDFRWPPSTRPLLQVPVNAGKTSSGGIPLQNIAVGDQPGEAISPEVAAQIAQWNRDLVERSAPVLATIASQNADLAEQLSQLGLSVRDLQQRLEAADRKLLDIQSDYRSVSGKLAEYGLTPTIGLLLRHRKEQLDSWQTQDNENHFARAELQRTQQEALELELIPGGEGQLQQQADQMLAESGEASGQPATPLLRQQVFDLLNQRSRLVAQLKQSYRQYHHDLDRLDSTASATSATTAEFRKLINRHATWIRSGDPVGIRDFADAKAGIAALFEFRHTRQLGRDLKRKLSDDQMSGILLLAFIALLFVLRWRLKSWLVAIGSRAKMRTAGKTRVVAAGALTLGVAVVVPLQGYAIAWWLNQGIVSELILQVASGFFAASLIALLVELPRQLLRPFGMVDKHLSQTFTTRAEAFKDWSIAGLMLVPGTFAITMLGQIDHGIWRDSLGRFGFLTMMLVVAGLAHFALRPGKGFLCPAIEAFGGRLATGFGHLWYAIALSFPVLMGILSTLGYGYTASELIKRATWSAIFIMTAGVVWKIGQLGFQQIWRNLTQPKVEPRYDDYGLIEEPEIDEEVNETHVVLKHQIGFLGQCVAGVALISCFVALWVDVIPNMSLANPVLWTVQDTVTSYAGDGQGQTVAHSVLQSTPVTLLSVMWAAAILFVAIHVSRLLPNLFDALVLQRVDYDEGMEHLILVLGRCVLFAIGCFVACRLIGVRWVTIQWLMVGITIGVGFGLQDIVRNVLGGLVVLFARPVNVGDRVTVGRLTGRIASQTLRTTILADDDGRELQIPNRKFLSDEVTNWRGAGKLTTVAIEVNVRREERPIDIGRMLGEWASAERFVLQSPGPQVTLVCIAKKTQRYELHVWTEDRHDARQLQLALLETVRSNLRERNLLAKTQPTQPAIRHADPDALGDTPRPKRRSA, translated from the coding sequence ATGTCCGGTCTGTGTCTCGCCCGTTGTCCGCTTTTCTGTTCCGCGTGCCTGATCGCGCTGACAATCGGGGCGGCATGCGCAACCGCCCAAAACGACTTTCGGTGGCCACCGTCGACGCGGCCGCTGCTGCAGGTCCCGGTCAATGCTGGCAAAACAAGTTCGGGCGGCATTCCGCTCCAGAACATCGCCGTCGGCGATCAGCCCGGCGAAGCGATTTCCCCCGAAGTCGCCGCCCAGATCGCACAGTGGAATCGTGACCTGGTCGAGCGTTCCGCACCGGTCCTGGCCACGATCGCCAGCCAGAATGCCGACCTTGCCGAACAGCTCTCGCAACTCGGTTTGTCCGTTCGCGATCTGCAACAGCGACTCGAAGCGGCCGATCGAAAGCTGCTCGACATCCAATCCGATTATCGATCCGTCAGCGGGAAACTGGCCGAGTACGGATTGACGCCCACCATCGGGCTGCTGCTGCGACATCGCAAGGAGCAATTGGATTCCTGGCAGACGCAAGACAACGAAAACCATTTCGCGCGGGCGGAACTGCAGCGGACTCAACAGGAAGCCTTGGAGTTGGAATTGATCCCCGGCGGCGAAGGGCAACTGCAACAGCAAGCCGATCAGATGCTGGCCGAATCCGGTGAGGCGAGTGGCCAGCCAGCGACGCCGCTGTTGCGACAGCAAGTGTTCGACCTGCTGAATCAACGATCCCGATTGGTCGCCCAGCTGAAGCAGTCCTATCGCCAGTACCATCATGACCTGGATCGACTCGATTCGACCGCATCGGCCACCAGCGCCACGACCGCCGAGTTTCGCAAGTTGATCAATCGCCACGCGACGTGGATTCGCAGCGGTGATCCGGTCGGAATTCGAGACTTCGCCGATGCCAAGGCTGGGATCGCGGCACTGTTCGAATTTCGCCATACCCGTCAACTGGGGCGTGACCTGAAACGCAAACTCTCCGATGACCAGATGTCGGGAATCTTGTTGTTGGCATTCATCGCACTGTTGTTCGTTCTCCGCTGGCGGCTGAAAAGCTGGTTGGTGGCGATCGGCAGTCGGGCGAAAATGCGAACAGCCGGCAAGACCCGCGTGGTCGCCGCCGGTGCATTGACCCTGGGAGTCGCCGTCGTGGTGCCGCTGCAAGGCTACGCGATTGCGTGGTGGCTGAATCAGGGCATCGTTTCTGAATTGATCTTGCAAGTCGCCAGCGGGTTCTTCGCCGCCAGTCTGATTGCGTTGTTGGTCGAATTGCCGCGGCAGTTGTTGCGGCCGTTCGGAATGGTCGACAAACATTTATCACAGACATTCACGACCCGCGCCGAAGCGTTCAAGGATTGGTCGATCGCCGGATTGATGTTGGTGCCCGGGACGTTTGCGATCACCATGCTCGGACAAATCGACCATGGCATCTGGCGAGACTCATTGGGACGGTTTGGCTTTTTGACCATGATGCTGGTGGTGGCCGGATTGGCTCATTTCGCATTGCGGCCTGGCAAAGGTTTTCTTTGTCCGGCGATCGAAGCGTTTGGTGGCCGATTGGCGACCGGTTTTGGACACCTTTGGTACGCGATCGCCTTGAGCTTTCCTGTCCTGATGGGCATCCTGTCCACGCTCGGTTACGGCTACACCGCCAGTGAATTGATCAAACGTGCAACCTGGTCGGCGATCTTCATCATGACGGCGGGCGTGGTCTGGAAAATCGGCCAGCTCGGGTTCCAGCAGATTTGGCGCAACTTGACGCAGCCCAAAGTCGAACCCCGATATGACGACTACGGATTGATCGAGGAACCGGAAATCGACGAGGAAGTGAATGAAACCCACGTGGTGTTGAAGCATCAAATCGGGTTCCTGGGACAGTGCGTTGCCGGCGTCGCGTTGATCTCTTGCTTCGTCGCCCTGTGGGTGGACGTGATTCCCAACATGAGTCTGGCAAATCCGGTTCTGTGGACGGTCCAAGACACCGTGACCAGCTACGCCGGTGACGGCCAGGGACAAACGGTCGCCCATTCCGTGTTGCAATCCACTCCGGTCACGCTGCTCAGTGTGATGTGGGCCGCGGCGATCCTGTTCGTCGCGATTCATGTTTCGCGTCTGTTGCCGAATTTGTTCGACGCCCTGGTGCTGCAGCGTGTCGATTATGACGAAGGCATGGAGCATTTGATCTTGGTGCTGGGGCGATGCGTGCTATTCGCGATCGGTTGCTTCGTCGCCTGTCGTCTGATCGGAGTCCGCTGGGTGACGATTCAATGGTTGATGGTCGGCATCACGATCGGAGTCGGTTTCGGGCTGCAAGACATCGTGCGAAACGTGTTGGGCGGTCTGGTTGTGCTGTTCGCGCGACCGGTCAACGTCGGCGACCGCGTGACGGTCGGACGATTGACCGGACGGATTGCCAGCCAAACGTTGCGGACGACGATCCTTGCCGATGACGACGGACGTGAACTCCAGATCCCGAACCGAAAGTTTCTCAGCGACGAAGTCACCAATTGGCGCGGCGCGGGGAAGCTGACCACCGTCGCGATCGAAGTCAACGTGCGGCGCGAAGAACGGCCGATCGACATCGGACGCATGCTCGGTGAATGGGCCTCGGCGGAACGGTTTGTGTTGCAGTCGCCGGGTCCCCAAGTCACGTTGGTCTGCATCGCCAAGAAAACGCAGCGTTATGAGTTGCACGTTTGGACCGAAGACCGACACGACGCCCGGCAACTTCAGCTCGCGCTGTTGGAAACCGTCCGCAGCAACCTCCGCGAACGCAACCTGCTGGCCAAGACCCAGCCGACGCAGCCCGCGATCCGCCACGCCGATCCGGACGCATTGGGCGACACCCCACGTCCCAAACGACGCTCCGCCTAG